One stretch of Dokdonia sp. Hel_I_53 DNA includes these proteins:
- the polA gene encoding DNA polymerase I: MTNTTENTQKRLFLLDAYALIFRGYYALIKNPRITSTGMDVSAIMGFTNSLFDVIKRERPDHLAVAFDKGGSSARVEAFEDYKANRDETPEAIRVAIPHIQEILKAMHIPIIEREGVEADDLIGTLSKQAEKEGFKIYMVTPDKDYAQLVSENIFMYKPARMGNGIEIWGIPEVQKRFEVERPEQVIDYLGMMGDASDNIPGLPGVGDKTAKKFIAAYGSMEGLLENTDKLKGKMKEKVIANAELGLLSKKLATIMLDCDVTFDAKDYELSEPDADAVAKKFDELEFRRMKDQFVKIFSGEADQGTQVSSTHSGKKAAATNAGAGQFSLFGGDGGATADAVSDASTRKTIKDTQHFYQKVDSPLARKLFLQNLLKQSSVCFDTETTGLDPLVAELVGIAFSWEAGKGFYIPFPEDRTEAQELIEELRPFFEDSSIEKIGQNLKYDIKVLAKYQITVKGKLFDTMLAHYLINPDMRHNMDVLAETYLNYTPVSITELIGKKGKNQKSMRDVPVAEQTEYAVEDADITLQLKQHFEKELEEAGTRKLFDEIEIPLLRVLAAMEVEGINLDVEFLQSLSGDLNADIERLTSEIYEEAGEEFKISSPKQLGEILFDKMKLVEKPKKTKTGQYSTAEDVLSYLAKDHEIIQKVLDYRGLSKLKSTYVDALPEQVASDGRVHTDYMQTVAATGRLSSNNPNLQNIPIRTERGRQVRKAFIPRDKNHTLLAADYSQIELRIIAALSDEENMIQAFTNGEDIHASTAAKVFNVPIDEVTREQRSNAKTVNFGIIYGVSAFGLSNQTDLSRGEAKELIDNYYKSYPKLRNYMSELVEFARENGYVKTVLDRRRYLNGINSSNAVVRGAAERNAVNAPIQGSAADIIKIAMINIFKKLENSDYKTKMLLQVHDELVFDVPNEELDAMKELIQTEMENAFKMAVPLDVEVGLGENWLEAH, from the coding sequence GTGACAAACACCACAGAAAATACCCAAAAGAGATTATTTCTTCTAGATGCATATGCCCTTATTTTTCGCGGCTACTATGCTTTAATAAAGAATCCTCGTATCACCAGTACAGGTATGGACGTAAGTGCCATTATGGGATTTACAAACAGTCTTTTTGATGTTATAAAAAGAGAACGCCCAGACCATCTTGCCGTTGCATTTGATAAGGGTGGTAGTTCTGCGCGTGTAGAAGCTTTTGAAGATTATAAGGCAAATCGAGATGAAACTCCAGAGGCTATTCGTGTAGCAATCCCTCATATACAAGAAATATTAAAGGCAATGCACATTCCTATTATAGAGCGGGAAGGTGTTGAAGCAGATGACCTTATTGGAACCTTATCTAAGCAAGCCGAAAAAGAAGGTTTTAAAATATACATGGTCACACCAGATAAGGACTATGCCCAGTTAGTTTCTGAGAATATTTTCATGTACAAACCAGCCCGTATGGGTAACGGTATTGAAATATGGGGAATTCCAGAAGTGCAAAAACGTTTTGAAGTAGAGCGGCCAGAGCAAGTAATTGATTATCTAGGGATGATGGGTGACGCCTCAGATAATATTCCTGGTTTGCCAGGTGTAGGTGACAAAACAGCTAAGAAATTCATTGCCGCTTACGGTTCTATGGAAGGCCTTCTTGAGAACACAGATAAACTCAAGGGCAAAATGAAAGAAAAAGTAATTGCAAATGCAGAGCTAGGTCTACTTTCAAAAAAACTAGCCACCATAATGCTAGACTGTGATGTTACTTTTGATGCAAAAGATTACGAACTTTCTGAGCCAGATGCAGATGCTGTAGCAAAAAAGTTTGACGAGCTTGAGTTCCGTCGTATGAAGGATCAGTTTGTAAAGATATTCTCTGGTGAGGCAGACCAAGGGACGCAAGTAAGCTCTACACATTCTGGTAAAAAAGCAGCTGCTACTAATGCAGGAGCAGGGCAGTTTTCGTTATTTGGTGGAGATGGTGGTGCCACTGCAGATGCTGTTTCTGATGCATCTACTCGCAAAACTATTAAAGATACCCAACATTTTTATCAAAAAGTGGATAGTCCGCTTGCGCGAAAATTATTTCTGCAAAACCTCCTCAAGCAATCCTCAGTTTGTTTTGACACAGAAACCACCGGACTTGATCCACTAGTTGCAGAACTTGTTGGTATTGCGTTTTCATGGGAAGCTGGCAAGGGTTTTTACATTCCGTTTCCCGAAGACAGAACTGAAGCCCAAGAACTTATTGAAGAGTTACGCCCGTTCTTTGAAGATTCTTCCATTGAAAAAATTGGCCAGAACTTAAAGTACGATATTAAAGTACTAGCTAAGTATCAGATCACCGTAAAAGGGAAACTCTTTGATACCATGCTTGCTCATTATCTGATAAATCCAGATATGCGACATAATATGGATGTGCTAGCAGAAACCTATCTTAATTATACGCCAGTTTCTATCACTGAGCTTATTGGTAAAAAAGGGAAGAATCAGAAATCCATGCGCGACGTTCCAGTTGCAGAGCAAACAGAATATGCCGTAGAAGATGCTGATATTACTTTGCAACTCAAGCAGCACTTCGAAAAAGAACTAGAAGAAGCTGGAACTCGCAAGCTATTTGATGAGATTGAAATACCGTTGTTACGTGTACTTGCTGCAATGGAAGTGGAGGGTATAAATCTTGATGTAGAATTCTTGCAAAGTCTATCTGGCGACCTCAATGCAGACATCGAGCGACTTACTTCTGAGATCTATGAAGAGGCAGGAGAGGAATTTAAAATATCATCTCCAAAGCAATTAGGCGAAATTTTGTTTGATAAAATGAAGTTGGTGGAGAAGCCTAAGAAAACAAAAACAGGTCAATACTCCACTGCAGAAGATGTCCTTTCTTACTTAGCAAAAGATCATGAAATCATTCAAAAGGTGTTGGATTATCGCGGTCTTTCAAAATTAAAGTCAACTTATGTAGATGCCCTACCAGAGCAAGTTGCTAGTGATGGCCGTGTGCATACCGATTATATGCAAACGGTTGCTGCCACGGGTCGTTTGAGTTCTAATAATCCTAATTTACAAAATATCCCAATCCGTACAGAAAGAGGGCGTCAGGTACGAAAAGCCTTTATTCCAAGAGATAAAAACCACACCCTACTCGCTGCCGATTATTCTCAAATAGAATTACGCATTATTGCCGCTTTAAGTGATGAGGAAAATATGATACAAGCTTTTACAAATGGCGAAGACATTCACGCGAGTACCGCTGCAAAAGTTTTTAACGTACCCATTGATGAAGTTACTCGTGAACAACGAAGTAATGCCAAAACAGTAAATTTTGGAATCATCTATGGAGTATCTGCTTTTGGACTTTCCAATCAAACAGATTTATCACGTGGTGAGGCCAAAGAACTTATTGATAATTACTACAAATCTTACCCAAAACTGCGTAACTACATGAGCGAACTTGTAGAATTTGCTCGCGAAAATGGTTATGTAAAAACAGTTCTAGACCGCCGTCGCTACCTCAACGGAATAAATTCAAGCAATGCAGTAGTGCGAGGCGCAGCAGAGCGTAATGCTGTAAACGCACCCATACAAGGAAGTGCAGCAGATATTATCAAAATCGCAATGATCAATATTTTTAAAAAACTTGAAAATAGCGATTACAAGACAAAAATGCTCTTACAAGTGCACGATGAATTGGTTTTTGACGTGCCTAATGAGGAGCTGGACGCAATGAAAGAATTGATACAAACAGAAATGGAAAACGCCTTTAAAATGGCAGTGCCACTGGATGTAGAAGTTGGTCTAGGTGAAAACTGGCTAGAAGCGCATTAA
- the dusB gene encoding tRNA dihydrouridine synthase DusB has protein sequence MAKIGDIDVGDFPLLLAPMEDVSDPPFRALCKEQGADVVYTEFISSEGLIRDAAKSVMKLDIYEKERPVGIQIFGAVEESMLRSVEIVEASGPDIIDINFGCPVKKVVSKGAGAGILKDIDLMVSLTEAMVKHTKLPVTVKTRLGWDHDSIKIVEVAERLQDVGCAAISIHGRTRAQMYKGDADWAPIAEVKNNPRMYIPVFGNGDVNTPERAVEMRDKYGLDGAMIGRASIGYPWFFDEVKHYIKTGTHKAPPTLQDRVTAARRHLEMSIAWKGEVLGVFETRRHYTNYFRGIPHFKEYRMKLVTSDKSEDVFAALDLIEKQFAGYEFV, from the coding sequence ATGGCAAAAATAGGAGATATAGATGTAGGAGATTTTCCATTGTTACTTGCACCCATGGAGGATGTTAGTGATCCACCTTTTAGAGCCTTATGTAAAGAGCAGGGGGCAGATGTGGTGTATACTGAATTTATTTCTAGTGAAGGGTTGATACGGGATGCTGCAAAGAGTGTGATGAAGCTAGATATTTATGAAAAAGAGCGTCCAGTGGGTATTCAAATTTTTGGTGCTGTTGAAGAGTCTATGTTGCGCAGTGTAGAAATAGTGGAGGCTAGTGGTCCAGATATTATAGACATTAACTTTGGCTGCCCTGTAAAGAAAGTGGTCTCAAAAGGTGCAGGTGCTGGAATTCTAAAAGATATAGACCTCATGGTGAGTTTAACAGAGGCTATGGTAAAGCATACCAAACTTCCTGTCACTGTAAAAACTAGACTTGGTTGGGATCATGATAGTATAAAGATTGTAGAAGTGGCAGAACGATTACAAGACGTAGGCTGTGCAGCGATTTCTATACATGGACGTACTCGCGCACAAATGTATAAAGGAGATGCAGATTGGGCGCCTATTGCAGAGGTTAAGAATAACCCACGTATGTATATTCCAGTTTTTGGTAACGGAGATGTAAATACTCCGGAGCGTGCCGTAGAAATGAGAGATAAATATGGTCTTGACGGTGCGATGATAGGAAGAGCGAGTATCGGTTATCCATGGTTTTTTGATGAGGTAAAGCACTATATAAAGACTGGTACACATAAAGCACCGCCTACATTGCAAGATCGAGTTACTGCTGCGCGTAGGCATCTTGAAATGTCTATCGCTTGGAAGGGGGAAGTTCTAGGTGTTTTTGAAACACGTAGACATTACACAAATTACTTTAGAGGTATCCCGCACTTTAAAGAATACCGAATGAAACTTGTAACTTCAGATAAAAGTGAAGATGTTTTTGCAGCACTGGACCTTATAGAAAAGCAATTTGCTGGGTATGAATTTGTATAA
- a CDS encoding sulfurtransferase: MVDKFVSVDWLNNHLNDNNLIILDASADFDNDHTISYAQHFDLANTFSDEKSSYPNTLPSQAKFQKEARKLGINNDSSIVVFDNKGIFYSPRVWWMFTTMGFKNIAVLDGGLPEWKNKGYPTAISNNRNVQIGDFTAHFNPTALKNYDEILKNRKSCDFQLIDARSKGRFDGIAPEPRPHLKSGHIENSINLPYTTVLENGKYKSEEKLNNIFRNLNLTQKPIVFTCGSGVTACIILFALELISNREKSVYDGSWTEWAEKQELFI, encoded by the coding sequence ATGGTTGATAAATTTGTTAGTGTTGATTGGCTCAACAATCATTTAAATGATAATAACCTGATTATACTTGATGCAAGTGCTGATTTTGACAATGATCATACTATTTCATACGCACAACATTTTGATCTTGCAAATACTTTTAGTGATGAAAAGAGTTCATACCCAAACACCCTTCCAAGTCAAGCAAAATTCCAAAAAGAAGCTAGAAAATTAGGAATTAACAACGATTCATCAATTGTCGTGTTTGATAATAAAGGAATCTTTTATAGCCCAAGAGTGTGGTGGATGTTTACAACAATGGGGTTTAAAAATATTGCTGTTCTTGATGGTGGATTACCTGAATGGAAAAACAAAGGGTATCCTACCGCAATTTCAAACAACAGAAATGTCCAAATAGGTGATTTTACAGCTCATTTTAATCCTACTGCCTTAAAGAACTATGATGAAATTTTAAAGAATAGAAAATCTTGCGATTTCCAACTTATAGATGCTCGCTCTAAAGGTAGATTTGACGGTATCGCTCCAGAGCCAAGACCTCATTTAAAGAGTGGTCATATTGAAAATTCTATAAACCTCCCCTACACCACAGTACTTGAAAATGGGAAATATAAATCGGAAGAAAAGTTAAATAATATATTCAGAAATCTCAATCTTACACAAAAACCGATTGTATTTACTTGTGGCTCTGGAGTCACAGCTTGTATAATTTTATTTGCTTTAGAACTCATCTCTAATCGTGAAAAATCTGTCTACGATGGTTCATGGACCGAGTGGGCTGAAAAGCAAGAACTATTTATATAA
- a CDS encoding sensor histidine kinase, which translates to MISPAAPIDEKSRLEALYSYDILDSIPEKEYDSITKLASAICGTPISIITIVDEERQWFKSNLGLGGTSAPRELGFCSHTILDTEKPLVVKNALEDERFKDNPFVTGPAKLEFYAGVPLVTGEGHALGTLCVLDNNPREITSEQLEALDILATQIVQLLELRKSNQELSNSKKELKESFDNLNDFANIVAHDIQAPVRNMGLFADIIIDEYKDLIDDEGKKVLGLLSENAIHAREYIKGVLQYSKATHQIQLDKETVDLNAFFSKLIRTTVVPEHITIKISEDLPSILISKIALQQVLTNLLSNAIKYSNKENGLIEIDAIEKKSSVHISIKDNGRGIPKNLLSKIFDIFYMVDKDDALNKGSYGIGLSIVNKVVAKMGGSLSVDSSEGEGSTFTVSFPHPKKD; encoded by the coding sequence ATGATAAGCCCTGCTGCACCCATCGATGAAAAATCTCGTTTAGAAGCATTGTATTCTTACGACATATTGGACTCTATACCTGAGAAGGAATATGACTCTATTACAAAATTAGCCTCTGCAATTTGTGGGACTCCTATTTCTATTATCACTATAGTTGATGAAGAGCGACAGTGGTTCAAATCAAACTTAGGGTTAGGTGGCACATCTGCACCTAGAGAATTGGGTTTTTGTTCTCACACCATATTAGATACTGAGAAACCTCTTGTTGTCAAAAATGCGTTAGAGGATGAGCGATTTAAAGATAATCCATTTGTTACTGGACCTGCAAAATTAGAATTTTATGCTGGGGTTCCATTAGTGACAGGTGAAGGTCACGCCCTTGGTACGCTGTGTGTTTTAGATAATAATCCTAGAGAAATCACATCAGAACAATTAGAAGCACTAGATATACTTGCAACGCAAATAGTACAACTTCTCGAACTAAGAAAAAGCAATCAAGAACTGTCTAATTCAAAAAAAGAGCTTAAAGAGTCTTTTGACAATTTAAATGATTTTGCAAACATTGTCGCTCATGACATTCAAGCACCCGTTAGAAATATGGGGCTATTTGCAGATATAATTATTGATGAATATAAAGACCTTATTGATGATGAAGGTAAGAAAGTATTAGGCTTATTAAGTGAAAACGCTATACACGCTAGAGAATACATAAAAGGAGTGCTTCAATACAGTAAAGCAACTCATCAAATACAGCTGGATAAGGAAACAGTAGATCTAAACGCTTTTTTCTCTAAATTAATACGCACTACAGTTGTTCCAGAACATATAACCATTAAAATTTCAGAGGACTTACCTTCTATTTTAATATCAAAAATTGCGCTTCAACAAGTTCTTACAAATCTTTTGTCAAATGCTATAAAATATAGTAATAAAGAAAATGGACTTATTGAAATAGATGCAATTGAAAAAAAATCATCAGTTCATATCTCAATAAAAGATAATGGAAGAGGAATCCCTAAAAATCTATTGAGCAAAATTTTTGATATTTTCTACATGGTCGATAAGGATGATGCTCTTAATAAAGGTAGCTATGGGATTGGTTTATCTATAGTCAATAAAGTAGTAGCTAAAATGGGGGGCTCTCTTTCTGTTGACTCTAGTGAGGGTGAAGGTTCTACATTCACAGTGAGCTTCCCACACCCAAAGAAAGACTAA
- a CDS encoding sensor histidine kinase: MIAPEIPHNEQERLSSLFSYKILDTLPEEEFDAITKLASEICNTPISLITLVDENRQWFKSSIGLDVDQTSREDAFCAHGILEPHQPLIVNNALEDERFFDNPLVTGKPNVEFYAGIPLVTNDGFALGSLCVIDNNPRKLEESKIEALKILAKQIVKLFELRKAVKELEETKKELQRSIESSNDFAHIVAHDIQAPVRNMGVFANIILDDYNDVLDKEGKEILTLLSDNANSAREYVDGVLRYSRATYNAPNVKDNIDLNQFFDKILELIKVPGHITIHMQDNMPSIRTSKIALQQVMNNLLSNAVKYNDKKEGFIKIVITQDDQSNHISIIDNGRGIPNHMLDKIFNIFVMVDDGDAIKKGSSGIGLSIVKKIVSKMNGVVSVQSKANEGSTFTVSLPRS, from the coding sequence ATGATCGCTCCAGAAATTCCTCATAATGAACAAGAACGCCTTTCATCTTTATTCTCTTATAAGATTTTAGACACTTTACCGGAAGAGGAATTTGACGCTATAACAAAACTAGCTTCAGAAATCTGCAACACACCAATATCTTTAATTACATTAGTAGATGAAAATAGACAGTGGTTTAAATCTAGTATTGGTCTAGATGTAGATCAAACCTCTAGAGAAGATGCATTCTGTGCGCACGGTATTCTAGAACCACACCAACCTCTTATAGTAAATAATGCTTTAGAAGATGAAAGGTTTTTTGATAATCCTCTAGTGACTGGAAAACCGAATGTGGAATTTTATGCAGGCATACCGTTAGTCACTAACGATGGTTTTGCCTTGGGGTCCTTGTGCGTGATTGACAACAACCCTAGAAAGCTTGAAGAAAGTAAAATAGAAGCCTTGAAGATTCTTGCAAAGCAAATCGTAAAACTATTTGAGTTACGTAAAGCAGTAAAAGAACTTGAAGAAACAAAAAAAGAGCTACAACGCTCTATAGAGAGTTCTAATGATTTTGCGCATATTGTTGCACATGATATTCAAGCACCTGTTCGCAATATGGGGGTTTTTGCAAATATCATACTTGATGATTATAACGATGTTCTTGATAAGGAAGGTAAGGAGATTCTAACATTACTCAGTGACAATGCTAACAGTGCAAGAGAGTATGTAGATGGCGTTCTGAGGTATAGTAGAGCTACGTATAATGCACCAAATGTTAAAGACAATATTGATTTAAACCAATTTTTTGATAAAATTCTTGAACTCATTAAAGTGCCTGGTCATATCACAATTCACATGCAGGACAATATGCCCTCGATACGCACTTCTAAAATAGCCCTGCAGCAAGTAATGAATAACCTACTATCTAATGCTGTAAAATACAATGATAAGAAAGAGGGCTTTATTAAAATTGTAATTACTCAAGACGATCAGTCTAACCATATATCAATAATAGATAATGGTAGAGGTATTCCAAACCATATGTTAGACAAAATTTTCAATATTTTTGTGATGGTAGATGATGGGGATGCCATAAAAAAAGGAAGTTCAGGTATAGGATTATCCATTGTTAAGAAAATTGTTTCAAAAATGAATGGCGTTGTAAGTGTTCAGTCCAAAGCTAATGAAGGCTCTACCTTTACCGTTTCTCTGCCTCGCTCTTAG
- a CDS encoding ABC transporter permease — protein sequence MRFPLFIAKRYLISKSGTNAVNIITLISVISIIIGTMVLFIVLSAFSGLKEFNLSITSVIDPDLKIIPASGKTITFTKEQENDLRSLEEVHAFSKIIEERAYLEYEGKTALAFIKGVDEHYLDVTSIDSTVFYGTWPSVGEPEVAMGFLVRKKLSLNVGDYGSLLKIMTPKPGTGQLTDPSQAFNTSKAIASGVFQAGEALDNDHIFANIDFVGALLEYPLDKISSLEIKMREGIDEELLRIRLERIFSDQVIIKNRIQLNDALYKMLNTENLALYFICTLVLIIALFSFVGSLIMIIIDKRKHIKTLSDLGASLPTIRKTFFTQGTLMIIIGGFIGIFLGSALILLQQEFGFIPITATLPYPVKFELINLMIVLTTILVLGLLAARLAATRINKKLIAIP from the coding sequence ATGAGATTTCCTCTTTTTATTGCAAAAAGATATCTTATTTCTAAAAGCGGTACAAATGCCGTTAATATTATCACGCTTATTTCTGTCATAAGTATTATTATAGGAACAATGGTTCTTTTTATAGTACTCTCTGCATTTTCAGGGTTAAAAGAGTTTAACCTTTCAATCACCTCTGTGATTGATCCAGACTTAAAAATAATCCCAGCCTCTGGTAAGACGATTACTTTTACCAAAGAGCAAGAAAATGATTTGAGATCTTTAGAAGAGGTTCATGCTTTTTCCAAAATAATCGAAGAGCGTGCGTATCTTGAATATGAAGGCAAAACAGCACTTGCTTTCATAAAAGGTGTTGATGAGCATTATTTAGATGTCACGAGTATTGATAGCACCGTTTTTTACGGAACGTGGCCTAGTGTGGGAGAGCCTGAAGTTGCTATGGGTTTTTTAGTACGTAAAAAGTTATCATTAAACGTAGGAGATTATGGTAGTTTATTGAAAATTATGACGCCAAAACCCGGTACAGGGCAACTCACAGATCCATCACAAGCTTTTAATACCTCTAAGGCTATTGCAAGTGGAGTTTTTCAAGCTGGTGAGGCACTAGATAACGATCATATTTTTGCAAATATCGATTTCGTAGGTGCTTTATTAGAATATCCTCTTGATAAAATAAGTAGCCTTGAAATTAAAATGAGGGAAGGTATTGACGAAGAACTTTTACGGATAAGGTTAGAGCGCATATTTTCTGACCAAGTCATTATTAAAAATAGGATACAACTCAATGATGCGCTATACAAAATGCTCAATACAGAAAATCTCGCACTTTATTTTATTTGTACGCTCGTATTAATAATTGCGCTTTTTAGCTTTGTGGGAAGTTTGATCATGATTATAATAGATAAGCGCAAGCACATTAAAACACTAAGTGATCTTGGAGCGAGCTTGCCTACCATACGTAAAACGTTTTTTACACAAGGCACACTTATGATTATTATAGGTGGATTTATTGGAATCTTCCTTGGATCAGCACTTATTCTTTTACAACAAGAATTTGGCTTTATACCCATTACCGCTACACTCCCGTACCCTGTAAAATTTGAGCTAATCAATTTGATGATTGTACTTACTACTATATTAGTTCTCGGCCTACTGGCTGCACGCCTAGCTGCAACGAGAATTAACAAAAAGCTTATCGCTATTCCTTAA
- the lepA gene encoding translation elongation factor 4 yields MKNIRNFCIIAHIDHGKSTLADRLLDETGTVTKREAQAQLLDSMDLERERGITIKSHAIQMEYVHEGETYILNLIDTPGHVDFSYEVSRSIAACEGALLVVDAAQSIQAQTISNLYLALENDLEIIPVLNKVDLPSANPEEVTDDIVDLLGCKPEEVIPASAKTGIGIQDILTAVIERIPAPKGNVDEPLQALIFDSVYNPFRGVETYFRVMNGSIKKNQQIKFVATGNTYGADEVGTLKLTQAPKKEIKAGDVGYLITGIKDAREVKVGDTITDAKNPTQNPIGGFEDVKPMVFAGIYPVDTEDYEELRASMEKLQLNDASLVFEPESSAALGFGFRCGFLGMLHLEIIQERLEREFDMTVITTVPNVSYHAFTHKHPDDIILVNNPSDLPDPSSMNRVEEPFIKATIITKSDFVGPVMSLCIEKRGQIVSQTYLTTERVELTFDMPLAEIVFDFYDRLKTVSKGYASFDYTPIGMRASKLVKVDVLLNAQPVDALSALLHQDNAYDIGKRMCEKLRELIPRQQFDIPIQAAIGAKIISRETVKALRKDVTAKCYGGDISRKRKLLEKQKKGKKRMRAVGNVEIPQEAFMAVLKLND; encoded by the coding sequence ATGAAGAATATTCGAAATTTTTGCATTATTGCCCATATTGATCACGGTAAAAGTACACTAGCAGATCGTCTACTAGATGAGACCGGCACGGTTACGAAACGTGAGGCGCAAGCACAATTACTAGACAGTATGGATTTGGAGCGTGAACGTGGGATTACCATTAAATCGCACGCTATCCAAATGGAATATGTTCATGAAGGTGAGACTTATATTCTCAACCTTATTGACACTCCTGGGCACGTAGATTTCTCTTATGAAGTATCTAGAAGTATTGCTGCTTGTGAAGGTGCATTGCTTGTAGTAGATGCCGCGCAGAGTATACAAGCGCAAACCATCTCAAATTTATACCTTGCCCTAGAGAATGATCTCGAAATTATTCCCGTACTTAATAAGGTAGATTTACCTAGTGCAAATCCAGAAGAGGTTACAGATGATATTGTAGATCTGTTAGGGTGCAAACCTGAAGAAGTGATTCCTGCCTCTGCAAAGACAGGTATAGGAATTCAAGATATACTTACAGCAGTTATTGAGCGTATTCCAGCACCTAAAGGGAACGTGGATGAGCCATTGCAGGCACTAATTTTTGATAGTGTATATAATCCTTTTAGAGGGGTAGAGACCTACTTTAGAGTGATGAATGGTAGCATTAAGAAAAATCAACAAATTAAATTTGTTGCTACTGGAAACACCTATGGAGCAGATGAGGTAGGTACTCTTAAATTAACACAGGCACCTAAGAAGGAGATAAAAGCTGGTGATGTAGGCTATTTAATTACTGGAATTAAAGATGCTCGTGAGGTAAAAGTAGGTGATACTATTACGGATGCAAAAAATCCTACTCAAAATCCTATTGGTGGATTTGAGGATGTAAAACCAATGGTATTTGCTGGGATTTATCCAGTAGACACAGAGGACTATGAAGAGCTAAGAGCTTCTATGGAAAAGTTGCAGCTTAATGATGCTTCTTTGGTATTTGAACCAGAGAGTTCTGCAGCACTTGGTTTTGGTTTTCGTTGTGGATTCTTAGGAATGTTGCACTTGGAAATTATTCAAGAAAGATTAGAACGTGAGTTTGACATGACGGTAATTACTACTGTGCCCAACGTATCTTACCACGCCTTTACCCATAAACATCCAGATGACATTATTCTGGTAAACAACCCATCTGACCTTCCAGATCCATCGTCGATGAATCGAGTAGAAGAGCCATTTATCAAGGCGACTATAATTACAAAATCTGATTTCGTTGGACCTGTAATGTCTCTTTGTATAGAAAAACGCGGTCAGATTGTAAGCCAAACTTATCTTACCACCGAGCGTGTAGAACTTACCTTTGATATGCCGCTTGCAGAAATTGTATTTGACTTTTATGATCGCTTAAAAACGGTTTCAAAAGGATATGCATCTTTTGATTATACACCAATAGGAATGCGCGCTTCAAAACTTGTAAAAGTAGATGTACTTTTAAATGCACAACCTGTAGATGCACTATCTGCGTTATTACACCAAGACAATGCATATGACATAGGTAAACGAATGTGTGAGAAACTTAGAGAACTCATCCCGAGACAACAATTTGATATTCCTATACAAGCTGCCATAGGTGCAAAAATAATTTCTCGTGAGACTGTAAAGGCACTTCGTAAAGATGTAACTGCAAAGTGTTATGGTGGAGATATCTCCCGTAAACGTAAACTTCTAGAAAAACAGAAAAAAGGTAAGAAGCGTATGCGCGCAGTAGGTAATGTTGAGATACCTCAAGAGGCTTTTATGGCTGTTTTGAAATTAAATGACTAG
- a CDS encoding tetratricopeptide repeat protein — MRQYLIILFASLLFSSCDIRSADYYFNEAFDLEDDGKYEEAIKLLDKAINKRRNFRPALINRGADKSMIGDFEGAIEDYKLILAFDPDNTMVLNNIGNNFKRIEKYQIAINYYNEALKTEGAIKSDSIRLFINYAGRWDSDADYRMKDYEIIYERGISHILNKSYSSGIEDLKFSLNKNYQVGDIQSWIGQAYLKLKDTLNAQKHLKEAVRYGLIDAKELLNKLDSKND; from the coding sequence ATGCGACAATATTTAATAATTCTATTTGCTTCTCTTTTATTCAGTTCTTGCGATATTAGAAGTGCGGATTATTATTTCAATGAGGCTTTTGATCTGGAAGATGACGGCAAATACGAAGAAGCAATAAAACTTCTTGATAAAGCTATTAACAAAAGAAGAAACTTTCGCCCAGCATTAATAAATCGCGGTGCTGACAAATCTATGATCGGTGATTTTGAGGGTGCAATTGAGGACTACAAACTTATTCTTGCATTTGATCCGGATAACACTATGGTCTTAAATAATATTGGTAATAATTTTAAGCGCATTGAGAAGTATCAGATAGCGATAAATTATTATAACGAAGCTCTTAAAACAGAGGGTGCAATAAAGAGTGATAGTATACGACTATTCATTAATTACGCAGGTAGATGGGATAGCGATGCTGACTATCGTATGAAAGACTATGAGATTATTTATGAAAGAGGTATTTCTCACATTTTAAATAAAAGTTATAGTTCTGGTATTGAAGATTTAAAGTTTTCGTTAAATAAAAATTATCAAGTAGGAGACATCCAAAGTTGGATAGGCCAAGCATATCTCAAATTAAAAGATACTTTAAATGCCCAAAAACACCTAAAAGAGGCTGTAAGATATGGCTTAATTGATGCGAAGGAATTATTGAATAAACTTGATAGCAAAAATGATTAG